Proteins found in one Miscanthus floridulus cultivar M001 chromosome 4, ASM1932011v1, whole genome shotgun sequence genomic segment:
- the LOC136552181 gene encoding 2,3-bisphosphoglycerate-dependent phosphoglycerate mutase 1-like isoform X3 — protein MRRAAAVYPKMARPPILSITLPSDTDRMLSIQSHTVQGYVGNKSSVFPLQLLGFDVDPINSVQFSNHTGESALIQMTAMLAMMQHRRKKVPIIVHNESEQAHKWSQIYSEETKKQSIRVITAWQLNERMYGELQGLNKQETADRFGKEQVHEWRHSYDIPTPNGESLEMCAERAVAYFKDQAGGEDEAGRGRRPRRRLREVSPGEGGSVQG, from the exons atgaggagggcggcggcggtgtACCCCAAGATGGCGCGGCCGCCGATCCTGTCCATCACGCTGCCGTCCGACACCGACCGCATGCTCAGCATCCAGTCCCACACCGTCCAG GGGTATGTTGGCAACAAATCGTCCGTCTTTCCCCTGCAACTCCTTGGCTTTGATGTGGATCCAATAAACTCTGTACAGTTTTCTAATCATACAG GTGAAAGCGCACTCATTCAGATGACCGCTATGCTTGCCATGATGCAGCATCGTCGTAAgaag GTTCCAATCATTGTGCACAATGAGAGTGAACAAGCTCACAAGTGGAGTCAGATATACAGTGAAGAGACAAAGAAGCAGTCCATTCGTGTCATAACAGCTTGGCAGTTGAATGAACGAAT GTATGGTGAGCTTCAAGGCCTTAACAAGCAAGAAACCGCTGATCGATTTGGTAAAGAACAAGTTCATGAATGGCGTCACAGTTATGATATTCCTACCCCAAATGGAGAGAGCCTTGAGATGTGTGCAGAGAGAGCAGTTGCTTATTTCAAAGACCAA GCTGGCGGAGAAGATGAAGCGGGACGGGGACGTCGGCCTCGGCGCCGACTTCGGGAGGTTTCACCAGGAGAAGGTGGCAGCGTCCAGGGCTAG
- the LOC136552181 gene encoding uncharacterized protein isoform X2 — MRRAAAVYPKMARPPILSITLPSDTDRMLSIQSHTVQGYVGNKSSVFPLQLLGFDVDPINSVQFSNHTGESALIQMTAMLAMMQHRRKVPIIVHNESEQAHKWSQIYSEETKKQSIRVITAWQLNERMYGELQGLNKQETADRFGKEQVHEWRHSYDIPTPNGESLEMCAERAVAYFKDQMKRDGDVGLGADFGRFHQEKVAASRARVADDPSLSLYMERCMCAA; from the exons atgaggagggcggcggcggtgtACCCCAAGATGGCGCGGCCGCCGATCCTGTCCATCACGCTGCCGTCCGACACCGACCGCATGCTCAGCATCCAGTCCCACACCGTCCAG GGGTATGTTGGCAACAAATCGTCCGTCTTTCCCCTGCAACTCCTTGGCTTTGATGTGGATCCAATAAACTCTGTACAGTTTTCTAATCATACAG GTGAAAGCGCACTCATTCAGATGACCGCTATGCTTGCCATGATGCAGCATCGTCGTAAg GTTCCAATCATTGTGCACAATGAGAGTGAACAAGCTCACAAGTGGAGTCAGATATACAGTGAAGAGACAAAGAAGCAGTCCATTCGTGTCATAACAGCTTGGCAGTTGAATGAACGAAT GTATGGTGAGCTTCAAGGCCTTAACAAGCAAGAAACCGCTGATCGATTTGGTAAAGAACAAGTTCATGAATGGCGTCACAGTTATGATATTCCTACCCCAAATGGAGAGAGCCTTGAGATGTGTGCAGAGAGAGCAGTTGCTTATTTCAAAGACCAA ATGAAGCGGGACGGGGACGTCGGCCTCGGCGCCGACTTCGGGAGGTTTCACCAGGAGAAGGTGGCAGCGTCCAGGGCTAGAGTCGCTGACGATCCTAGCCTTAGCTTGTACATGGAGAGGTGTATGTGTGCAGCGTGA
- the LOC136552181 gene encoding uncharacterized protein isoform X1, which yields MRRAAAVYPKMARPPILSITLPSDTDRMLSIQSHTVQGYVGNKSSVFPLQLLGFDVDPINSVQFSNHTGESALIQMTAMLAMMQHRRKKVPIIVHNESEQAHKWSQIYSEETKKQSIRVITAWQLNERMYGELQGLNKQETADRFGKEQVHEWRHSYDIPTPNGESLEMCAERAVAYFKDQMKRDGDVGLGADFGRFHQEKVAASRARVADDPSLSLYMERCMCAA from the exons atgaggagggcggcggcggtgtACCCCAAGATGGCGCGGCCGCCGATCCTGTCCATCACGCTGCCGTCCGACACCGACCGCATGCTCAGCATCCAGTCCCACACCGTCCAG GGGTATGTTGGCAACAAATCGTCCGTCTTTCCCCTGCAACTCCTTGGCTTTGATGTGGATCCAATAAACTCTGTACAGTTTTCTAATCATACAG GTGAAAGCGCACTCATTCAGATGACCGCTATGCTTGCCATGATGCAGCATCGTCGTAAgaag GTTCCAATCATTGTGCACAATGAGAGTGAACAAGCTCACAAGTGGAGTCAGATATACAGTGAAGAGACAAAGAAGCAGTCCATTCGTGTCATAACAGCTTGGCAGTTGAATGAACGAAT GTATGGTGAGCTTCAAGGCCTTAACAAGCAAGAAACCGCTGATCGATTTGGTAAAGAACAAGTTCATGAATGGCGTCACAGTTATGATATTCCTACCCCAAATGGAGAGAGCCTTGAGATGTGTGCAGAGAGAGCAGTTGCTTATTTCAAAGACCAA ATGAAGCGGGACGGGGACGTCGGCCTCGGCGCCGACTTCGGGAGGTTTCACCAGGAGAAGGTGGCAGCGTCCAGGGCTAGAGTCGCTGACGATCCTAGCCTTAGCTTGTACATGGAGAGGTGTATGTGTGCAGCGTGA